The window TTGATCTTGGACATGCTGTGTGGGCTCCTTCTCTCAGGCCGTCAGTTCGGCCATGAGCGCCGCGGCCTTGTCGAGATCGTCCGGGGTCTTCAGAGCCACGCTCGGTACGCCCTTCAGCGCGCGCTTGGCCAGACCCGTCAGGGTGCCGCCGGGGCAGAGCTCGATCATCCCCGTGACGCCCAGCTCGGCGAACGTCTCCATGCACAGGTCCCAGCGGACCGGGTTCGCGACCTGGCCGACCAGGCGGGCGACGACGTCGGCGCCCGTGGTGACGACAAGGCCGTCCTTGTTCGAGACGTACTTCAGCGCCGGGTCCGCCGGGGAGAGGGCCTCGGCGGCCTTCTCCAGCGTGGCGACCGCGGGAGCCATGTGGTGCGTGTGGAAGGCGCCCGCGACCTTGAGGGCGACGACCTTCATGGAGCCTTCGGGCTTGTCGGCCTGGAGGGCTTCGATCTGTTCGACGGTGCCGGCGGCCACGATCTGGCCCGCACCGTTGATGTTGGCCGGGGTGAGGCCCAGCTTCTCCAGGTGCGCGACGACGACGTCGCGCTCGCCGCCGAGGACCGCGGCCATGCCGGTCTCGGTGACGGCGGCGGCCTCGGCCATGCCCAGGCCGCGGGTCCGGACGAACGACAGCGCGTCGGCCTCGGACAGGACGCCGGCATAGGCGGCGGCGGTGATCTCGCCGACGCTGTGGCCCGCCACGGCGCCGAAGGCCGAGGAGGAACCCAGTGCCGAGGCGGACAGCAGGCCCGCGGCGACCAGCAGGGGCTGGGCCACGGCCGTGTCGCGGATCTCGTCGGCGTCAGCGTGCGTGCCGTAATGGGCAAGGTCCAGCCCGATGGCGTCCGACCAGGCGGCGACGCGGTCAGCGGCGCCGGGAAGGTCGAGCCAGGGAGTCAGGAAGCCGGGCGTCTGAGCGCCTTGGCCGGGAGCGACGAGTACGAGCACCCTCACACTCTCTCTTGTGGATGGTCCCTGCCGCCCGTGGGGACAGGGACGAAGAACCGTCGGGGTAATTGTTGATGTCCGACAAAAGTCTAGGACTGCGGATCGCCGTCGGCCAGACGCCCCAGAATCAGGGCGATCCGCAGCGTGAACGCCGAGCGGACATCTGACGGCGACCATCCGGTGACGTCGGTCACACGTCGGAGCCGGTAGCGCACCGTGTTGGGGTGCACGAACAGCATCCGTGCCGCCCCTTCGAGGCTGCTCGCCTGCTCCAGGTAGACGCTGAGGGTTTCCAGCAGCGCCGACCCGGCCTCTTCGAGCGGTCTGTAGATCTCCTCCACCAGTTGTTCCCTGGCGGCGGGATCGGAGGCGATCGCGCGTTCCGGCAGGAGATCGTCCGCCAGGACCGGCCGCGGAGCATCCTGCCACGCCGTGCAGGCCTTCAGGCCCGCCGCCGCGGCCTGCGCGGACTTCGTCGCGTTCAGCAGGTCGGACACCACCGGGCCGGCCACCACCGGACCGGCCGCGAACGGCCCGATCAGGGACTTCGCGACCTGCATCGGGTTGTCGCTGCCGCCCGCGATGACGACCAGACGGTCCCCGAGCACCCCGGTGAGGACCTGGAGCTTGTGGTGGCGGGCCGCGCGCCGGATCGCCTCGACCGTCAGCTCGCTGTCCCCCTCCGGCGCGGTGCCGAGCACCACGCACACGTGCTCCGGGGAGTTCCAGCCCAGCGCCGCCGCCCGGGACAGGGCACCCTCGTCGGCCT of the Streptomyces sp. NBC_01294 genome contains:
- a CDS encoding ACP S-malonyltransferase encodes the protein MLVLVAPGQGAQTPGFLTPWLDLPGAADRVAAWSDAIGLDLAHYGTHADADEIRDTAVAQPLLVAAGLLSASALGSSSAFGAVAGHSVGEITAAAYAGVLSEADALSFVRTRGLGMAEAAAVTETGMAAVLGGERDVVVAHLEKLGLTPANINGAGQIVAAGTVEQIEALQADKPEGSMKVVALKVAGAFHTHHMAPAVATLEKAAEALSPADPALKYVSNKDGLVVTTGADVVARLVGQVANPVRWDLCMETFAELGVTGMIELCPGGTLTGLAKRALKGVPSVALKTPDDLDKAAALMAELTA
- a CDS encoding PucR family transcriptional regulator gives rise to the protein MPQPEREHSPATHPAHPAPAHPHSATLRRLEKSSGRLAANAIARMDETLPWYRAMPPENRSWIGLVAQAGIAAFTEWFRHPETPQAISTDVFGTAPRELTRAITLRQTVEMVRTTIEVMETAIEEVAAPGDESILREALLVYAREIAFATAQVYAQAAEARGAWDARLESLVVNAVLSGEADEGALSRAAALGWNSPEHVCVVLGTAPEGDSELTVEAIRRAARHHKLQVLTGVLGDRLVVIAGGSDNPMQVAKSLIGPFAAGPVVAGPVVSDLLNATKSAQAAAAGLKACTAWQDAPRPVLADDLLPERAIASDPAAREQLVEEIYRPLEEAGSALLETLSVYLEQASSLEGAARMLFVHPNTVRYRLRRVTDVTGWSPSDVRSAFTLRIALILGRLADGDPQS